The proteins below are encoded in one region of Belonocnema kinseyi isolate 2016_QV_RU_SX_M_011 chromosome 5, B_treatae_v1, whole genome shotgun sequence:
- the LOC117173190 gene encoding LIRP-like: MSTHRLNVLVTLVLAAWLIIPELVKAQSDIFRYGQKRSGDKHYCGQHLSNALQLMCNGRYNSMFKKSGQEMEIDDTPFAYDEFYPFRSRQSANAMIGRFGGGRFRRYSRGVHDECCLKRCSIDELTSYCGP; the protein is encoded by the exons ATGTCCACGCATCGGTTGAATGTGCTAGTGACACTCGTGCTTGCCGCGTGGCTTATTATTCCAGAATTAGTAAAAGCTCAATCGGATATCTTTCGATATGGCCAGAAACGATCAGGAGACAAGCATTACTGTGGTCAACATCTTTCGAATGCATTACAACTCATGTGCAATGGTCGATACAACTCAATGTTTAAAAAGAGCGGTCAAG AGATGGAGATAGATGATACCCCTTTTGCCTACGATGAATTCTACCCATTCAGATCACGACAAAGCGCGAACGCCATGATAGGAAGATTTGGCGGTGGTCGTTTTCGAAGATATTCACGCGGTGTCCATGACGAGTGTTGCTTAAAACGATGTAGTATCGACGAACTAACCAGCTACTGCGGCCCTTAA